Within the Gloeobacter kilaueensis JS1 genome, the region TCGCGGGGATTAGGTCCACTCGAACGAAAGACAATGACCAACTCCAGCAGCAAGTTATCGAAGTTTCCGTCCCCTCGCGGGGATGTAGGTCCACTCAAACCGCAATGGCTGAACGACTGTTGCACAAACAGCTGGTCGAGGCTGCGCGCGGTGTTTCCGTCCCCTCGCGGGGATTAGGTCCACTCAAACTTTGGCATTCAATATAATTTTCGCTATTCTGAATGGCGAGTTTCCGTCCCCTCGCGGGGATTAGGTCCACTCAAACTTCTTCGTGCTGAAAAGGAGTGCTTGTCTGATGATCTGGCGAGTTTCCGTCCCCTCGCGGGGATTAGGTCCACTCAAACATGGTGAATGCGCCATTGTCCGACGCTGAAGCGTTGATGTGTTTCCGTCCCCTCGCGGGGATTAGGTCCACTCGAACGCGGTGAAGTTGTTCGAATCCGGCAACGCCTGCCAGGTTTCCGTCCCCTCGCGGGGATTAGGTCCACTCGAACGAGGGTCGCCTCCGGGCCTTTCTGGAAGAATGGGACATCAAGTTTCCGTCCCCTCGCGGGGATTAGGTCCACTCGAACACCCACAACGGCGATCAGTTGCCCGTGCGCTACCTGGGCGGCAAACGTTTCCGTCCCCTCGCGGGGATTAGGTCCACTCGAACCCTATCGTCTTAACATGGGCTCAGTATAAAGGTTTCAAGGTTCGATTGCGCGAGGCCGCGTTACACGGCTTTACGAAGCGTAACATCTGCCTTTTGCGGGGACTGTAGCAGTGGTATCTGCAACACGATTACGATAGGTGTTTTTGAGCTATCTGTCAAGCAAAAACCTTTCGAGGCTTGGTTCCAGGTTATTGCAGCTCGGAAATATTGGTGGGATCTTGACTGACAGATTTGAACTGGTTCAGGCGTTTACATAAGTTTAAGATGCTGGAGTGCTTGTCCGGTGCGGCTTTGGTCTGCTTGCTGGCCTCGTCTCGGGTAGTTTTTGCGTTAAGTCTTGTAAACGAGATGCCGAAGTGTAGGGAGAGGCCAACTACAAACTCCTTTCACCGCTGCGCATACCCGTGGGTCGCCAGGCTGGCTACATCTTTTGTCGGCTCGATTGCATACTGTTCAAAGTGTGCGCCTTTGCTATGTTCTGTGTCTGAACAACTGGGGAGGAACGATGCTGAGCCGTCCGTTGGTCTATTTGCTGGCAGGTCTGGCCTGGGCGCTCTCGCTGGTGGGTCCGGTCCGGGCTGAGCCCAAATTTGCCTTCGAGAATACGCCCGGCCAACTGCCCAAAGAGGTCGTGCCCCAGAGTTATGCGATCGCAATTACCCCCGATCCCAAGAGCCTGACTTTTAGAGGCTCTGAGACGATCACCGTCAAGGTGCGCAAGGCCACCCGCACAATCACCCTCAACGCCCTTAATCTGCAGATCACAAACGTCCGGCTCGACGATCAGACCGACGGCACGATCTCGATCGACCCTGACAGGCAGACGGCGAGCTTCGATTTTCCTCAAGACATCCCAGCCGGGATTCACAAGCTTGCCCTCGATTTTGCGGGCAGGGCGAACCTGCAGGCCGAAGGGCTCTACTACGTGCGCTACCAGACAAATGAAGGCGGCAAGGTGATGTTCGGCACCCAGATGGAGCCCACCGACGCCCGGCGAATGTTTCCGCTCTGGGATGAGCCGGTCTTTCGCGCCAGTTTTCAGCTGAGCGTCACCCTGCCCCAGAGCATGAGCGCCGTCTCCAACATGCCCGTCGAGCGCGAGGAGCCTTTAGGCAGCGGCCTCAAGACCGTGCGCTTCGCTCCTACCCCGCCGATGGCGAGCTATCTGGTGGTGCTCTGTGCCGGAGAATTTGAATCGCTCAAGGACACGGTAGACGGCATCGATATTTCTGTGGTGACTACAAAGGGCAAAAAGGAGACGGGCCGCTACGCCCTGGAGGTGCTCAAGCAGATTCTGCCCTACTACAACGATTATTTTGGGGTGAAGTACCCCCTGCCCAAGCTCGACATGATCGCCGTGCCGGGGGGCTTCAGCGGGGCGATGGAAAACTGGGGCGGCATCACCTACAACGAGGCGATCCTGCTCTTTGACCCGGCCCACTCCACCCAGCAGACCAGAGAAGCGATCTACGGGGTGGTCGCCCACGAGGTCGCCCACCAGTGGTTCGGCGATCTGGTGACGATGGCCTGGTGGGACAATCTCTGGCTCAACGAGGGCTTCGCCTCCTGGATGTCGGCCAAGGCCACCGACCACTTCAACCCGGACTGGCAGATCTGGCTGCGGTCGAGCGGCTCCAAAAATACGGCGATGCTCTTCGATGCCCGCCGCACCACCCACCCGATCCAGCAGCCGGTTACCAACCCCGCCGAGGCGGCGAGCGCCTTCGACGAGATCACCTATCAAAAGGGCCAGGCGGTGCTGCGCATGTTCGAGAGCTACCTGGGCGAAGACAGGTTTCGGGCCGGGATTCGCGCCTACATGGCCGCCCACCAGTTCGCCAACACGACGACCGCCGATCTGTGGGAAGCGCTCGGCCAGGCGAGCGGCCAGCCGGTAAGTTCGATCGCTGCCGGTTGGACCGAGCAACCGGGTTTTCCGCTGCTTTCCGTCGAAGGCAACTGCCACGCCAGCCGCTACAACCTGACCCTCAACCAGAGCCGCTTCACGATCAACGATCCGAAGGCCCAGCCCCTGCTCTGGCAGATCCCGATCACCTACGGTCAGGGTTTGCCCGCCGACAACCAGAATTATCTACTGGCGGCCAAAACCGGGGCGCTGATGAGCGCGAGTTGCCGACTGCCGCTCAAGTTCAACCTGGGCGACACGGGCTACTACCGCGTCCGCTACGCACCGACCCTGTTCAAAGCTCTCAAGCAGCGCTTTACCCAGTTACCGGCGGCGGACCGGGTGAATTTGCTCAGCGACAGTTGGGCCGCCGTGCAGGCCAACCAGGCGCGGGCGAGCGATTATCTGGCGCTTGTGAACGTGGCGAAGGGCGACAGCGAACTGGCGGTCTGGCAGCAGATCCTGGGCAGCCTGAACGAGATCGATCGGCTGGAGATCGGGCGGCCCGGTCGCATTCCGTTTCAAGGCTACGCCCGCACGCTGCTGGAACCGGTCTACCGACGGGTAGGCTGGGACGCTGCGCCGGGTGAAGCTGGGACGACGAGCCTGCTACGCACCAGCGTGCTCACTGCCCTGGGCCGCTTCAAGGACGAATCGGTGATCCGCGAGGCCCAGCGCCGCTTCCAGGTCTTTTTGAAGGCTCCTGACAGCCTGCCTCCCAACCTGCGCCCGGCGGTCTTTAACACGGTGGGCCGCTACGCGGATAGCGGGACTTACGAGGCGCTGTTGACCCTGGGCCGCAAGACCACCAGCACCGAAGAAAAGCGCCTCTACTACGGAGCCCTGGCCGGAGCCCTCGATCCGAAACTGGCCCAGCGCACCCTCGCCCTCGCCCTCAGCGACGAACTGGAGCCGAACCTGGCGACAAATCTGGTGCAGACGGTGGCAGAGCGGGGCGAGCAGCCGGAACTGGCCTGGGAGTTTGCCCAAAAGCACTACCAGCCGCTTCTTGAAAAACTTGCCTTCTTCCGCCGCTACCGCTATCTGCCGAATCTGGTCGCCAACTTCAGCGACGCAGAGTTTGCCCAGCAACTCGAAGATTTTGCCCGCGCCCACCTGCCCGCCGATGCCCAGGCTGAGGTGCGCAAGGGCGTCGAATCCGTTCGCGCCAGTGCCAGCATCAAACAAAAGCAACTGACGAATATCGACCGCTACGCCTGCGATCAAAGCAAGACCCCTGGCCAGCGCACCCCCCAGGTCTGCGTCGGTGTAGAATAACCCGCAAAGTCTAACGGAGAACCTTCAGCGACATTCGCTCACGAGATTATCAAAAGCTTGGCGACATCGGGGCCAAAAAGCTTGAAATGTCTATCGTTAAGCGTAACTATTCGATCCACCTGAACCTTGATGCCAGCTTGAGCGATGGCCAGATCGTAGATTGTACCGCCGCTAATGCTGTACTTTTCTGTACGCCTGAATATTGCCCGCATATCTTCAACGTGACGTACTCCCGACGCTCATCCTACGGATAGAGCGCGGGCTTCTCCAGCCTTTCGGCTTTCACGTTTTATAGTGAGGCGAACGCCCAACCCCACTTTCTTGATCAGCATTCCAGAGTTTACGTCGCGCGACAGCTCCACCCCACAATGGGGGCAACTGTGCCAGCGATCCGACAACTGTTTTGGAACACGCTTCAAGCACTTTGCACAATGTTGAGATGTTCCCGCCGGATTGACTTTGATGACTTGCTTACCAGCTTTTTCAGCTTTGTAAGGCAAAATTTCATTCAAGAATCTAGCGACCCCAGCATCAGCAAAACTTTTGTTCAGTCCCGACTTCGCTGATTGACCATTCGCCAGGAATCTACCCTCTTCATCCTGCTTTGGTTTGCATCGGCACGACAGATTAGAAACTTTCAAATCTTCAACAAACAGTACATCAGCGCGGTCTAACAGTTCACCTGCTGTTTCAAAGTGCCACTGACGACGTGTACGGGCGATGGTTTGGTGAAGTCTGCCGATGCGTTGACCAAGCTTGCGACATGCTTTAGAACCCTTCTTGCGCAGGGCAAACTTGACTTGCAGTTTTGCCAACTTCTCTTCAGCTTTGCG harbors:
- a CDS encoding M1 family metallopeptidase encodes the protein MLSRPLVYLLAGLAWALSLVGPVRAEPKFAFENTPGQLPKEVVPQSYAIAITPDPKSLTFRGSETITVKVRKATRTITLNALNLQITNVRLDDQTDGTISIDPDRQTASFDFPQDIPAGIHKLALDFAGRANLQAEGLYYVRYQTNEGGKVMFGTQMEPTDARRMFPLWDEPVFRASFQLSVTLPQSMSAVSNMPVEREEPLGSGLKTVRFAPTPPMASYLVVLCAGEFESLKDTVDGIDISVVTTKGKKETGRYALEVLKQILPYYNDYFGVKYPLPKLDMIAVPGGFSGAMENWGGITYNEAILLFDPAHSTQQTREAIYGVVAHEVAHQWFGDLVTMAWWDNLWLNEGFASWMSAKATDHFNPDWQIWLRSSGSKNTAMLFDARRTTHPIQQPVTNPAEAASAFDEITYQKGQAVLRMFESYLGEDRFRAGIRAYMAAHQFANTTTADLWEALGQASGQPVSSIAAGWTEQPGFPLLSVEGNCHASRYNLTLNQSRFTINDPKAQPLLWQIPITYGQGLPADNQNYLLAAKTGALMSASCRLPLKFNLGDTGYYRVRYAPTLFKALKQRFTQLPAADRVNLLSDSWAAVQANQARASDYLALVNVAKGDSELAVWQQILGSLNEIDRLEIGRPGRIPFQGYARTLLEPVYRRVGWDAAPGEAGTTSLLRTSVLTALGRFKDESVIREAQRRFQVFLKAPDSLPPNLRPAVFNTVGRYADSGTYEALLTLGRKTTSTEEKRLYYGALAGALDPKLAQRTLALALSDELEPNLATNLVQTVAERGEQPELAWEFAQKHYQPLLEKLAFFRRYRYLPNLVANFSDAEFAQQLEDFARAHLPADAQAEVRKGVESVRASASIKQKQLTNIDRYACDQSKTPGQRTPQVCVGVE